The following coding sequences are from one Acidobacteriota bacterium window:
- a CDS encoding TonB-dependent receptor: MDIILSIRGRILTLFAGVLLLAGLVVVPVQAQETGRISITVKDSAGAVVSGATVKITTRSGATRTAVTGETGVAEFELAVEGELRVVVSAAGFPDKLVSLAGNGAAIDSEIVLDLGTINESVTVTAARTQISSEETPVPVSVLGSEEIARKGINTLGDVFRTLPGTSTVNEGAFQVRPRIRGLDSNRVLILVDGERLNNSRTSTSQSGVEGGLVETSQIESIEVVRGSGSVLYGTDALAGTINIITKDTPTRRDSGFRFGAALDTFYSSNESGRRGNLAVTGASKFFAFRVAQSLERYGNYSTGDPAGRVIDGVTADGEVLNSQSHGGNTQATGRFFINETNTLKLNYERRRASNIGSPTLVGVFNGFFPFSNRDKFSGRYDVAAITKNLQRVSVMGHYQTQNRNFTNILTVPPVLPFFPGQYQFSETITDTDSTGFDVQTDWIFGTRVNLIAGASYFNDFNSDRRLFITATTPASPNRNVSTSRSVPDASLSNIAAFAQGEIRITKRLKAVAGIRFDRFRTSAEPTAEFSLPGSLTPSQIEDLSLDGLTSGLSVDNSAVTGDVGLVFVVNPNLNLSARVGRSFRTPNIFERFFTDFGSVGGFLVGNPNLDPETGVNFDATVRFKTSRFSGSVTYFNNRYQNFLATQTALDRNGMPIVLPRPAPQQPIPVFQTQNVRSARIQGLEAEIEAPIKISLGYLTPYGNFSYLRGDDLDEDVPLDIISPLRTNAGFRWQNFLKNYYMDYNARIVVTQDRLSPAFLLPIFQGGNGGPEPGFVTHNVSGGYIFRKERFNFSVNLGVSNLFDRFYSEQFVFAPARGRSFTIGTTWQIR; this comes from the coding sequence ATGGACATCATCCTCTCAATTCGTGGTCGCATTCTTACTCTTTTCGCCGGCGTACTTCTTCTTGCCGGTTTGGTCGTCGTTCCGGTCCAGGCACAGGAGACGGGCCGGATAAGTATTACCGTCAAGGACTCGGCCGGAGCGGTCGTTTCCGGTGCCACCGTTAAGATAACCACGCGCTCCGGGGCGACCCGTACGGCCGTTACCGGCGAGACCGGCGTGGCCGAGTTCGAACTCGCGGTTGAAGGTGAGCTACGCGTGGTCGTTTCAGCCGCCGGCTTCCCGGACAAACTCGTTTCGCTTGCCGGCAATGGAGCGGCCATCGATTCCGAGATCGTTCTCGACCTGGGCACGATAAATGAATCCGTAACGGTCACCGCGGCCCGGACGCAGATCTCCTCAGAGGAAACCCCGGTTCCGGTCAGTGTCCTTGGCAGTGAAGAGATCGCCCGCAAGGGCATCAACACGCTCGGCGATGTCTTCCGGACACTTCCGGGAACTTCGACCGTCAACGAAGGCGCATTTCAGGTGCGGCCGCGTATTCGCGGGCTCGACAGCAATCGCGTCCTTATCCTCGTGGACGGTGAGAGGCTCAACAATTCCCGAACCTCGACCAGCCAATCGGGGGTCGAGGGCGGACTTGTCGAGACCTCTCAGATCGAATCGATCGAGGTGGTCCGCGGAAGCGGTTCGGTGCTTTATGGAACCGATGCCCTCGCCGGTACGATCAATATCATCACCAAGGACACGCCGACACGCCGCGATAGCGGATTCCGATTCGGTGCCGCTCTCGATACGTTCTACAGCTCGAATGAGTCCGGCCGCCGCGGCAATCTCGCCGTTACGGGTGCGAGCAAGTTCTTTGCATTCAGGGTAGCTCAGTCGCTCGAGCGATATGGCAATTATTCGACCGGCGATCCGGCCGGCCGTGTGATCGACGGCGTGACCGCAGACGGCGAAGTGCTCAACTCGCAGTCGCATGGCGGAAATACGCAGGCGACCGGGCGTTTCTTTATAAACGAGACGAACACGCTCAAGCTCAATTATGAACGGCGTCGGGCGTCGAATATCGGGTCGCCGACGCTTGTCGGAGTGTTCAACGGGTTCTTCCCGTTCTCAAACCGCGATAAGTTCAGCGGCCGCTACGATGTTGCTGCCATCACCAAGAACCTGCAGCGTGTTTCGGTAATGGGACACTATCAGACCCAGAACCGGAACTTCACGAATATCCTGACCGTCCCGCCGGTCTTGCCGTTCTTTCCCGGACAATATCAGTTCAGCGAAACCATCACTGACACGGACAGCACAGGGTTTGATGTTCAGACCGACTGGATCTTCGGCACTCGGGTGAACCTGATCGCCGGAGCGAGCTACTTTAACGATTTCAATTCGGACCGCCGGCTTTTCATAACGGCAACGACACCGGCCTCACCGAACCGAAACGTCTCAACCTCGCGGAGCGTCCCGGATGCATCGCTCTCGAACATCGCCGCTTTCGCTCAAGGCGAGATACGGATAACAAAGCGGCTGAAGGCCGTCGCCGGCATTCGCTTTGACCGGTTCAGGACATCGGCCGAGCCGACGGCGGAGTTCTCGCTGCCCGGGTCGCTGACGCCGAGCCAGATCGAAGACCTCAGTCTCGACGGCCTGACCTCGGGGCTCTCGGTCGATAATTCAGCGGTGACGGGCGATGTGGGGCTTGTCTTTGTCGTCAACCCGAACCTCAATCTCTCGGCAAGGGTCGGACGGTCATTCCGGACGCCTAACATCTTCGAGCGGTTCTTTACGGACTTTGGCTCGGTCGGCGGCTTTTTGGTCGGTAATCCGAACCTCGACCCCGAGACTGGCGTAAATTTCGACGCGACCGTGCGGTTCAAGACGTCGCGTTTTTCCGGCTCGGTGACCTATTTCAACAACCGGTACCAGAATTTCCTCGCGACCCAGACCGCACTCGACCGCAACGGAATGCCGATCGTTCTCCCGCGGCCGGCACCGCAGCAGCCGATACCGGTCTTCCAAACTCAGAACGTCCGCAGTGCCCGCATTCAGGGCCTTGAGGCCGAGATCGAAGCCCCGATCAAGATCAGCCTCGGGTATCTGACACCTTACGGAAATTTCAGCTATCTTCGGGGCGATGACCTTGATGAGGACGTACCGCTCGACATCATCAGCCCGCTTCGGACCAATGCCGGGTTCCGTTGGCAGAACTTCCTGAAGAATTACTATATGGACTACAACGCTCGTATCGTCGTAACTCAGGACAGGCTCTCGCCGGCGTTTCTCTTGCCGATATTCCAGGGCGGCAACGGCGGTCCGGAACCGGGATTCGTGACGCACAACGTGAGCGGCGGATATATCTTCCGAAAGGAACGGTTCAACTTTTCCGTCAACCTCGGAGTCTCAAACCTCTTCGACCGCTTTTACAGTGAGCAGTTCGTTTTTGCCCCGGCACGTGGGCGTTCGTTCACTATCGGAACGACCTGGCAGATAAGGTAA
- a CDS encoding ChaN family lipoprotein — protein MKSFLFALIFAVAMTIQAAGQANPDHYTIFTSDGKPATLEDIMRAVAASDAVFLGEYHDDTVAHALQLEIFKRAVEQFGPNRKVQLSLEMFERDVQVVLDEYLAGRITEDHFLRSSRPWNNYKTDYRPLVELAKEKRLPVIAANAPRRYVNMVARLGKDSVLSLSPEAKKWLAPLPFGEPSEAYSKKFNALMGKIHDSTQPVSPMLYSQTLWDATMAYWVAKALKEHKGSLVVHLNGGFHTESRLGTIEKLAKYRSKAKSLVVTMRYEENFRTFDPAKHNGLGDFVILTDSKQPRSQR, from the coding sequence ATGAAGAGCTTTCTTTTTGCGTTGATCTTCGCAGTTGCCATGACCATTCAAGCCGCCGGACAGGCGAACCCTGATCATTACACGATTTTCACCTCAGATGGGAAGCCGGCCACGCTTGAGGACATAATGCGTGCCGTAGCAGCCTCTGACGCCGTTTTCCTTGGCGAATATCACGACGACACGGTCGCCCACGCTCTTCAACTCGAGATATTCAAACGTGCCGTTGAGCAGTTCGGTCCGAACCGAAAGGTCCAGCTCTCGCTTGAGATGTTCGAGCGCGACGTTCAGGTCGTGCTTGATGAGTATCTCGCCGGCAGGATCACCGAGGATCACTTCCTCCGTAGTTCGCGTCCCTGGAACAACTATAAGACCGACTACCGGCCGCTGGTCGAGCTCGCAAAAGAGAAGCGGCTGCCCGTGATCGCAGCAAATGCTCCGCGGCGATACGTCAACATGGTCGCCCGGCTCGGCAAAGATTCTGTTCTCTCGCTTTCGCCCGAAGCGAAGAAATGGCTTGCTCCGCTCCCGTTTGGCGAGCCTTCGGAAGCATATTCTAAAAAGTTCAACGCATTGATGGGCAAGATCCACGACTCCACGCAGCCCGTCAGCCCCATGTTATATTCGCAAACGCTCTGGGACGCGACGATGGCATATTGGGTCGCCAAGGCCCTGAAAGAGCACAAGGGCTCGCTCGTAGTTCACCTCAACGGCGGATTCCATACCGAGTCGCGGCTCGGTACCATCGAAAAGCTCGCCAAATATAGATCAAAGGCGAAGTCCCTGGTCGTAACCATGCGTTACGAAGAGAATTTCCGTACCTTCGACCCGGCCAAACACAACGGCCTCGGCGATTTCGTGATCCTGACCGACAGCAAACAGCCCCGCAGCCAAAGATAG